The nucleotide sequence TTCCGGGGGCTTCGTACACACCGCGGCTCTTCATCCCGACAAACCGGTTCTCGATCATGTCGAGCCGCCCGATTCCGTTGCGGCCACCGATCTTGTTCAGTTCGAGCACCATCGTCAGCGGGCTGACCTTCTTGCCGTTCAAGGTCACGGGCACACCCTGTTCAAATCCGATCGTCACTTCTTCGCTCTTATCAGGAGCTTCCTGCGGTGACACGGTCATGCCGTAGTCAGGGACATCGACTCCGGTCACCTTCGGATCTTCCAGGACACCCGCTTCATAACTGATGTGCAGGCAGTTTTCGTCCGAACTGTACGGCTTGGCGACCGAAGCTTTGACCGGAATCCCCTTTTCCTGGCAGAACGCGATCATTTCGGTCCGGCCGGGGAACTTGTTGCGATACTTATCAATTCGCCAGGGAGCGATGATTTTCACGCCTGGCTCGAGCGCTTCCGCCGCCAACTGGAAGCGACACTGATCGTTCCCTTTTCCCGTGGCACCGTGAGCGTAAGCTTCGGCCCCGACTTCACGAGCAACCTGCAGGCAGATCTTGGAAATCAGCGGACGCGCGATCGACGTCCCCAGCAGGTAAACCCCTTCGTATTTGGCCTGCCACTGCATGACCGGGAAAGCGAAATCGCGGCAGAGTTCTTCCTGAGCGTCGACAATTCGAGCGGACTTGGCGCCGCAGGCATACGCTTTTTTCAGCACCGCGTCACGATCTTCACCCGGTTGCCCCAGATCGACATAGACGCAGTGAACGTCATAGCCTTCGTCCTGCAACCAGCCGAGAATCACCGATGTATCCAAACCGCCTGAATAGGCGAGTACGCAACTCGACATAACCAAGGTTCCAAAAAAGTGAATGAGTCAAACTGCGACAAGCGCCGCCCAACCTGTCCAGCCAGCGGCCCGGCTTTCACTGCCACTCCCTCTGTGGGCAATCGGCTCCCATCAGGGGCAATCACGCGGAAGGAAAAGCGATTCAAGCCGCAGCAAGACCGACACGCTCTCGTCGCCGGCAGGTCCGTGGTCGCCTCGCCTGCTTGAATCTGAACGTCGCGAGGACTTGTGCGCTGTCAGCAGTGTAATCGATCACGATGCACAGTGGCAGCGTAAGCGCCGCAGCGCGTCATGACCGCCCCGGGTGACAGTTTGACGTTTTCCCCCTGTCTGTTTATGATTCCCGCTCGTCAAGACTGAGCTGCCTGCAATTGGCTGATTGCTTCACAAGGCGATTTTGATGCCTCTCCCACCGGTAATTCGACTTCGATGTGCTTCTCAGGCGTTCATCGCCGGGATGATTGTCGTATCGATTATTGGAGACCTGTAACAGGCCTTTGGGTGTTCTTGCGAATACAACACTAGTAAAACACTAGCCCTCAGGTCAGACCTGAGGGCTTTTTTCTTGATGTGATACTGAAAGCAGACCTATGTCGAGAATCCAGATCTACGATACGACGTTACGCGACGGCAGCCAGGGCGAAGGTGTCAACTTCTCGCTTCAGGACAAACTGCTGATCACACAAAAACTCGACGAGGTCGGCATCGACTTTATTGAAGGGGGATATCCTCTTTCGAATCCCAAGGATGCGGAATACTTTCACCGCGTGCGGGACCTGACACTCAAGCACGCGAAAATCGTTGCATTCGGAATGACCCGACGGCGAGGTTGCGCAGCGGAAGACGACATCGGCATGATCGCCCTGCGCGACGCCCGATCCCCTGTCGTCACGATTGTCGGCAAGACCTGGGACCTGCATGTCCGCGAGGTGCTCAACATCGACGAAGCGGAAAATCTGGCCATGATCCGCGATTCGATCGCCTTCCTCAAAGCCGAAGGCCGCCAGGTCTTTTATGACGCTGAACACTTTTTCGATGGGTTCCGTGCCAACCCTGACTTCGCACTCAGGACCGTCTCGGCCGCACAGGAAGCCGGGGCCGACACCATTGTTCTTTGCGACACGAATGGGGGTCGCCTGCCCGAAGAAATTGCAGCCGCCGTCGATGCCGTCCGGAAAGTTCTCAAGGTCCCCGTCGGGATTCATTGCCACAATGACTGTGAACTGGCCGTCGCCAATTCCCTCGCCGCTGTCGATCACGGTGCTGTCCAGGTCCAGGGGACCATCAATGGGATTGGTGAACGTTGCGGCAATGTCGACTTGATCAGCGTCGTCGGCAATCTGGGCCTGAAAAAGGGATACGACGTCCTGCTCGAAGGGGGCATGATCCACCTGACCGAGCTTTCACGGTACGTCTACGAAATTGCGAATATGAACTTCCGGTCGGGGCAGGCGTTTGTCGGTTCAAGCGCCTTCGCACATAAGGGAGGGATGCACGTCCATGCCGTCAATCGACTGGCCTCCAGTTACGAACATATCCCGCCGGAAACCGTCGGCAACCAGCGGCGGGTTCTGGTCAGTGAACTCTCGGGGCGTTCCAACATCATCGCCAAGACGACGAAGTTTGAAATCAAGAATGACAAGGAACTGATGGCGCGGATTCTCGAACGCGTTGTGGACCTCGAGAATGAGGGATACCAGTTCGAAGCGGCCGAAGCCTCATTCGACCTGCTGGTCCGCAAAGAAGCGGGAGTCTACGAGCCGAAGTTTCAGCCCTTGCAGTATCGTGTCAATGTCGAAACGACGGCAGGCCGGGGAACGATTACCGAGGCCACGATCAAACTGCGAGTCAATTCCCGTACCGAACATGTGGTCGCAGAAGGGGACGGTCCGGTGAACGCCCTCGACACGGCTCTGCGTAAGGCCCTCTCCGCCGCCTATCCGAACCTCGCCCAGATGCAGCTTGTCGACTACAAGGTCCGCGTCATTAACTCCACCGAAGGAACTGCCGCGAGAGTTCGTGTCGTGATCGAAAGTCGAGACCACACCGATGTCTGGAGCACCGTCGGGGTCAGCGAAAACGTGATCGAAGCGAGCTGGCTGGCTCTGATCGATAGTGTGGAATACAAGCTTTATAAGGATGCAGAAGCGAAAGCCGAGTGAATTTCCAACGTCAACTTCAAGCGAAGCGGGCCTGCCCACACATCCCATTAAGCAGGACCGAATCCCTGATTGGTAATCGGTTGCAGCAGCGGCCTGTTTCGCTCGCCACGGGTCGTTGCCTCAAGCACGAGCTGGACGGGAGATAACCGATTCCCGACGACTGTGATCATCGACATTCCGGAGTTGGTTCGAAGGCAAGCACGCGTCTTCTGCCAATGACTCAGCAAATGATTTATCATCCGTCAGCCAGACAATCCGATTGTCCGTCGATGACCCCGACAGATCTGTGATACGCAGCATCTAACAACAATCTCTCCTCATACTCATACGGCACCGTAAGTATCTATGACGACTGAAATCCCCAAACAATACGAACCTGCTGCCGCAGAAGCCAAATGGACTCCATTCTGGGAAGAGCGTGGTGATTGTGATGCCAATCCGCCACTGCCGGGTGATCCCACCCCCAAACCGCCCCATGTCATCATGATCCCGCTGCCGAACGTGACCGGCGCACTTCACATGGGTCACGCCTTGAACGGCACGCTGCAGGACCTGCTGACCCGTTGGCGCCGCATGCAGGGCTACGAAGCCCTCTGGATGCCGGGGACCGATCACGCGGGGATCGCCACCCAATCCGTCGTCGAAAAGCGAATGCTGGAAGAAGAGGGCCTGACACGACACGACATCGGCCGCGAAGCCCTCGTGAAGCGTATCTGGAACTGGAAGGATTCCTACGAAAAGCGAATCCTCAGCCAGTTGAAAAGCCTGGGAGCCAGCTGCGACTGGCGGCGCGTTCGGTTCACGCTGGACGAAGTCTGCTCGCGTGCCGTGCGGCAGACCTTCTTCAAAATGTTCAAAGATGGCTTGATCTACCGTGGAAAGCGTCTCGTCAACTGGGACACGTATCTGCAGACTGCCGTCGCGGATGATGAAGTTTACGACGAAGAAATTGACGGGCATTTCTGGACAATGAACTACCCTGTCGTCGACGAAGCCGGTCAGCCAACCGGCGAACGAATCTCGTTCAGCACGACGCGGCCGGAAACCATGCTTGGCGATACGGCGGTTTGCGTGCATCCGACCGACGAGCGATACACGCACCTCATCGGCAAACGGGTGCGCATTCCGCTGAATGGACGCCTGATTCCCATCGTCGCCGACGGGTTGCTGGCCGACAAAACGCTGGGGACCGGTTGCGTCAAAGTGACCCCCGCCCACGACCCCAACGACTATGCCTGCTGGTCGCGTAACAAAGACACCATGGGCGAGCCGATTAATATCCTCAACCCCGACGGAACTCTTAATGAGCAGGGAGGAATCTGGCAGGGGCAGGACCGACTTGCAGCTCGACAGGCTGTGGTCGCGGAAATGGAAAAGCTCGGCCACTTCGAAAAGGTCGAGGATCGCAAGATCCCGATGAAGCACAGCGACCGCTCGAAGACCCCCATCGAACCGTATCTTTCTGAACAATGGTTCGTGAAGATGGATACCCTGGCGCAGGCTGCCATCGATGTGGTGAATCAGAACCGGGTGACGTTCTACCCTGAACGCTATCGTACGTCGTACCTGGACTGGCTCGCCGAAAAGCGTGATTGGTGCATCAGCCGTCAACTCTGGTGGGGACATCGGATTCCCATCTGGTCGAAAACCTACTCGAAAGACGAGTTCGAAAAGGCTTTCCCGGAAGGTTATCGCTTTGATTCGGAACTGGAGCAGGCCCCGTGGTTCCACGGAGCGGTTTCGTTCGATGACGCGAACTACGCCATCCGAGTCTGTTTCGACGAAGGGCACCGCGACATCGAGCAACGTTTCGAACAGGACGGGTTCACGCAGGAAGAAGACGTCCTCGACACGTGGTTCAGTTCAGCGCTGTGGCCCCACGCAACGCTTGGCTGGCCCGACAGAGAGCACAATCCCCCACTGATTGGCGAGGCGTCACAGCCTGACTCAGGCCGGAACGAAGTCCTTCCGTACTTCTACCCCGGCAGCGTGCTCGTCACGTCCCGCGACATCATCACGTTGTGGGTGGCGAGGATGGTGCTGACCGGGCTTTACAACATGGGCGACATCCCCTTCAAGCATGTCTGCATCCATCCGAAAATTCAGGATGGCTTCGGGCAGACCATGTCCAAATCCAAAGGGAACGGCGTCGATCCGCTCGAACTCATCGAGAAGTACGGCTGTGACGGAATGCGGTTCACAATCGCCTCGTTCGCGGGCGAGACCCAGGATGTACGACTGCCGGTGGGATACGAGTGCCCCCACTGCCAGGGGGTGATTCCTCAGGAACAGCACCATCTGAAATTCAAACCGGGCAAGCCCCGCATCAAGTGCGTGAAATGCAAGAAAGAATCACAGTATGCCACACCGAACTACGTTCCCGATGAAGGGGAACCGGTCGCACGCATCGTGATCGAACGGTTTGAATACGGCCGTAACTTCTGCAACAAGCTGTGGAACGCCGCTCGATTCGCCATGCTGAATCTGGAGGGCTACGTCGCTGGCGTGGTTGACCTTTCCACTCCCGACACAGGGCTCGCGAACGATTCTTCAGAAGCGGAAAATGGCCTGGCAATCGAAGACCGCTGGATCCTGTCCCGACTGGCAACGGTCACAGACGAACTGACATCCCTGCTCAGCATCTACAAGTTCGACGCAGCAACACGCTCTCTGAGAGATTTCGTGTGGAACGAGTTCTGCGACTGGTACCTTGAGATGATCAAGCCACGCCTCAGAGACGAACAGCGCAAGCCGACCGCACAGCGTGTCCTCGTGGCCGTCCTCGACACGACACTCCGACTGCTGCATCCGTTTACCCCTTTCATCACAGAAGAACTCTGGCAGCGACTGCGTGAGATCGCACCGACGCGCGGACTTCCTGTCCCCGCCCCCGTCTCCGACGCGATCATCGTCGCCCCCTGGCCGACCGGTCTGGAAGCTCTCCGCGATCCGATTCTGGAATCCCGCTTCCAGCGGCTGCAGGAACTGATTATGGCCGTCCGTAACGTCCGCGGAACGTACAACATCAGCCCGGCGATTGCGGTGTCAATTTCCGTTCGCTGTTCCCAGGAAATTGCTCGCGATCTCGCCCAGGTGAAACCTCAGTTCGAAATGCTGGCCAAGGCGACACTCACCGCGGCGGGCCCCGAGGTGACTCGTCCCAACGCCAGCGCCAGCTTCTCCTTGGGGGATGCAGACGGATACCTGCCCCTGGAAGGACTGGTCGACCTTCAGGCCGAGGTCGCCCGCCTCGGCAAGGAAGCGGACAAGTTGCGGGGCTTTATTTCTGGACACCAGAAGAAATTAAGCAACGCCAGCTTCGTCGACCGAGCTCCCGCAGAGGTCGTCAATGAGGTTCGCGAGACGCTCGCAGGACTGCAGAAACAGCTCAGGAGCCTCGAAGAAGCAATTCAGCAACTCTCTGCTTCGAACTAGAGAGACAAACCGGCGCGGGACCGGGGGGAGGCCCCGGTCCCTGCAGCCGGCGTTAATTTCATCAACACTTGAGGGCTGCGCGCTGAACTTGCAGACTTCCAATTCTGAAATAATCCTGAATTCAGGTTTTCGGCGGCGGAATTGCATCTCTTACCTGCGCGTCAACGTGGGTGAACAACACCACTTAGGAAAACTCTATCAACTTTGCTCGATCCAACTTCCTGCGGTCCGGGACCGTCAGGGAAATGGAAAAATCTCAATATCAGTCCTTGCATGGCAGAGTCCAGACCGTAAGATAGTCAAGTACATTTGGCGACATTTTCCCGCGGCGGGAGGTCGCATTTGGCCGTCATAGGACTTGATAAAGAGTTGCCGAGCCTCCGCAGGAAACTTGTTACTGAGTAAGCTGGTGTAACCGGACTAATGGTGTTCGGGAACACTGGTTTTTTTTTTGCACGCTTGAACCAATTGTCATTGTGTACACGACGGCGAATTCTTGAGTAGGGGCGGATCGGTCGCAGCCGATCATGACAGGGGTTTTCACAAGATGGCAATGTTGATCACAGGATTGGGAACAGCGGTACCCGCAGGTAGTGTCACGCAGACACTGGCATACGATGTCATGCATCAGTTGTGCTGCGACTCCGACGAACACCGCCGCGTCATGCAGATGATTTACCAGGGTGCCGGCGTCAATGAGCGAGGCACCGTGCTGCTGCAAGAACCGAACGGAGTGCCAACGGACTCAGAGGGCTTCTTCTGGCCTCGCAGCAACGAAGAGGACCGCGGCCCGACAACTCAGGCCCGGATGGAGAAGTACGAAGAGCATTCTCTCGAACTGGCCCTGGAATCATGTGAAGCGGCCCTCGCCCACGCAGACCAGGACGTTTCCGAAATCACCCATCTGGTGACGGTTTCCTGCAGTGGCTTCAGCGCTCCCGGATTCGATATCGGCCTGATTCAGAAACTCGGTCTTTCCCCTGACACCGCACGCACGCACGTCGGATTCATGGGCTGCCACGGCTCATTCAACGCACTGCGCGTCGCAAAAGGATTCATCGAAGCAGACCCGAATGCCGTCGTGCTGGTTTGCTCGGTCGAACTTTGCAGCCTGCACCACCACTACGGCTGGTCGACTGAGAAAGTCATCGCAAACGCTTTGTTCGCAGACGGTTCAGCAGCCGTTGTCTGCCGCTCAGCCGCAACCAACAATATCCCCATCCAGTCGAAATTCAAACTCATCCGTAACGGTTCCCACCTGCTCGCGGGAACGACGGGAGCGATGAGCTGGCGGATCGGTGATCACGGCTTTGAAATGACCTTGTCCCAGAAGGTCCCGGCCCTGATCGAAAAGAATCTCGGCCCCTGGATGCAGAGCTTCCTCGCGAAAGAAGGCCTGACCATTCAGGACGTCGCAGGATGGGCCATCCATCCCGGTGGTCCCCGAATTCTCGACGCCTGCCTGGCCGCCCTGTCACTCTCCAGCGAGGACGTTGCTCCCGCACGAGAGATCCTGGCGCAGTACGGCAACATGTCCTCCGCAACGGTCCTCTTCCTGCTCAACCGTCTTCAGGAAGAACCACGACGCGGCCCCGTCGTTGCCCTCGGCTTCGGCCCCGGCCTGACAATCGAAGCCATGATTCTCAATTCGGAAATCTGACGCAGCGAGTCAGCCAGGAGCGAAGCAACCGCTTCTCACGCTAATCACGACAAGCAATCAGCCGGTTGGGCAAGTACCAACCGGCTGATTTCGTTTCTTCAGTGCTGCCTGATCAGGATGCCTGCAGCCAGCGCACCGGCATCCGTTTGCTGAGGCGATCGGTCTGAACGATACCCCCGAGGTCCCCCGTGCGGGGGAAAGCCGGGTCCCAGGTGTCCACCTGCGGGCGGGAGCGTGACTGCAAAAATTCGGGCAAGCAAAACTACTTCGCGGCAATCTTCCAGAGCGTCTGGTCGCTGCGGATGTAGAGTGCACCGTTGCTCACGGCAGGTGTACAAAGAAACCGTTCACCATTGAGATCACCCGTTGAAACCAGCTCCCCGCGAGACTCATCCAGTTTCACGCAGTGCCCTTCCCCCTTCTCATTGAAGATAAACAGGTGCCCCCCCGCAGCAACAGCGGAACCGCTGAACGGTCCTGGAATGCGAAGTTGCCACTTGGTATCGCCCTTCTTAAGATCAGCCGCCAGCAGCACCCCGGCATTATTGATCGAATACAACCGACCGTTGTAAACGAGGGGACTTCCGGTCCCGGGGCCCAGCTTCGATGCACGCCATAACTGTTCAACGCTGGCACTGTCCGTCGGCGGCTTGAGTGCCGTGATCCCGTGCGAGACGGCATAGACAATTCCGTCGGCCACCACGGATGAGGGAATGGTCGATGCCCCGTCAGTGTATTTCCAGACGACCTCCCCCGTCATCGGCTTGATCGCAGCGATTCCCTCGGAAGACTGCAGCAGCGCAAGATCCTCGGTCCCCCCAAACCGTTTCGGCCA is from Schlesneria sp. DSM 10557 and encodes:
- the cimA gene encoding citramalate synthase, encoding MSRIQIYDTTLRDGSQGEGVNFSLQDKLLITQKLDEVGIDFIEGGYPLSNPKDAEYFHRVRDLTLKHAKIVAFGMTRRRGCAAEDDIGMIALRDARSPVVTIVGKTWDLHVREVLNIDEAENLAMIRDSIAFLKAEGRQVFYDAEHFFDGFRANPDFALRTVSAAQEAGADTIVLCDTNGGRLPEEIAAAVDAVRKVLKVPVGIHCHNDCELAVANSLAAVDHGAVQVQGTINGIGERCGNVDLISVVGNLGLKKGYDVLLEGGMIHLTELSRYVYEIANMNFRSGQAFVGSSAFAHKGGMHVHAVNRLASSYEHIPPETVGNQRRVLVSELSGRSNIIAKTTKFEIKNDKELMARILERVVDLENEGYQFEAAEASFDLLVRKEAGVYEPKFQPLQYRVNVETTAGRGTITEATIKLRVNSRTEHVVAEGDGPVNALDTALRKALSAAYPNLAQMQLVDYKVRVINSTEGTAARVRVVIESRDHTDVWSTVGVSENVIEASWLALIDSVEYKLYKDAEAKAE
- a CDS encoding valine--tRNA ligase, translating into MTTEIPKQYEPAAAEAKWTPFWEERGDCDANPPLPGDPTPKPPHVIMIPLPNVTGALHMGHALNGTLQDLLTRWRRMQGYEALWMPGTDHAGIATQSVVEKRMLEEEGLTRHDIGREALVKRIWNWKDSYEKRILSQLKSLGASCDWRRVRFTLDEVCSRAVRQTFFKMFKDGLIYRGKRLVNWDTYLQTAVADDEVYDEEIDGHFWTMNYPVVDEAGQPTGERISFSTTRPETMLGDTAVCVHPTDERYTHLIGKRVRIPLNGRLIPIVADGLLADKTLGTGCVKVTPAHDPNDYACWSRNKDTMGEPINILNPDGTLNEQGGIWQGQDRLAARQAVVAEMEKLGHFEKVEDRKIPMKHSDRSKTPIEPYLSEQWFVKMDTLAQAAIDVVNQNRVTFYPERYRTSYLDWLAEKRDWCISRQLWWGHRIPIWSKTYSKDEFEKAFPEGYRFDSELEQAPWFHGAVSFDDANYAIRVCFDEGHRDIEQRFEQDGFTQEEDVLDTWFSSALWPHATLGWPDREHNPPLIGEASQPDSGRNEVLPYFYPGSVLVTSRDIITLWVARMVLTGLYNMGDIPFKHVCIHPKIQDGFGQTMSKSKGNGVDPLELIEKYGCDGMRFTIASFAGETQDVRLPVGYECPHCQGVIPQEQHHLKFKPGKPRIKCVKCKKESQYATPNYVPDEGEPVARIVIERFEYGRNFCNKLWNAARFAMLNLEGYVAGVVDLSTPDTGLANDSSEAENGLAIEDRWILSRLATVTDELTSLLSIYKFDAATRSLRDFVWNEFCDWYLEMIKPRLRDEQRKPTAQRVLVAVLDTTLRLLHPFTPFITEELWQRLREIAPTRGLPVPAPVSDAIIVAPWPTGLEALRDPILESRFQRLQELIMAVRNVRGTYNISPAIAVSISVRCSQEIARDLAQVKPQFEMLAKATLTAAGPEVTRPNASASFSLGDADGYLPLEGLVDLQAEVARLGKEADKLRGFISGHQKKLSNASFVDRAPAEVVNEVRETLAGLQKQLRSLEEAIQQLSASN
- a CDS encoding type III polyketide synthase gives rise to the protein MAMLITGLGTAVPAGSVTQTLAYDVMHQLCCDSDEHRRVMQMIYQGAGVNERGTVLLQEPNGVPTDSEGFFWPRSNEEDRGPTTQARMEKYEEHSLELALESCEAALAHADQDVSEITHLVTVSCSGFSAPGFDIGLIQKLGLSPDTARTHVGFMGCHGSFNALRVAKGFIEADPNAVVLVCSVELCSLHHHYGWSTEKVIANALFADGSAAVVCRSAATNNIPIQSKFKLIRNGSHLLAGTTGAMSWRIGDHGFEMTLSQKVPALIEKNLGPWMQSFLAKEGLTIQDVAGWAIHPGGPRILDACLAALSLSSEDVAPAREILAQYGNMSSATVLFLLNRLQEEPRRGPVVALGFGPGLTIEAMILNSEI
- a CDS encoding argininosuccinate synthase is translated as MSSCVLAYSGGLDTSVILGWLQDEGYDVHCVYVDLGQPGEDRDAVLKKAYACGAKSARIVDAQEELCRDFAFPVMQWQAKYEGVYLLGTSIARPLISKICLQVAREVGAEAYAHGATGKGNDQCRFQLAAEALEPGVKIIAPWRIDKYRNKFPGRTEMIAFCQEKGIPVKASVAKPYSSDENCLHISYEAGVLEDPKVTGVDVPDYGMTVSPQEAPDKSEEVTIGFEQGVPVTLNGKKVSPLTMVLELNKIGGRNGIGRLDMIENRFVGMKSRGVYEAPGMTLLYEAHRYVEQLTLDRDLLHLRDRLSPEVAEMVYYGFWYTAKMDALMAFNKQTQSVVTGEVGLRLYKGNITVTSRTSPNSLYDDKIASMEAGGSYNQNDAEGFLRLMGLPGRVQGRVRPRAY